From Nguyenibacter vanlangensis, one genomic window encodes:
- a CDS encoding RadC family protein, which produces MNAILAGQGGDLDDTTLLAAILALALPPSADAPAVAAHLLARFGTIGAVFAAEPDELAAATAGREQVRTLLPLLREAAIRLMRARIRQGNLLARHEALTAYLQASLARETVEQFRVLFLDRNARLISDEVLAQGTIDQTPVYPREVMRRAIRLKASELILVHNHPGWNPMPSREDIAMTRRLEQIAAVLGLRVRDHVIVGNGASTSFRQAGLL; this is translated from the coding sequence ATGAATGCGATCCTGGCCGGGCAGGGCGGGGACCTGGACGATACGACCCTGCTGGCCGCGATCCTGGCGCTCGCCCTGCCGCCCAGCGCCGACGCCCCGGCCGTCGCCGCGCACCTGCTGGCGCGTTTCGGCACCATCGGCGCCGTCTTCGCCGCCGAACCCGACGAACTCGCCGCCGCGACCGCAGGACGCGAACAGGTCCGCACCCTGCTGCCCCTGTTGCGCGAGGCCGCGATCCGCCTGATGCGCGCGCGCATCCGCCAGGGCAACCTGCTGGCCCGTCACGAGGCGCTGACGGCCTATCTGCAGGCGTCCCTGGCGCGCGAGACGGTCGAGCAATTCCGCGTCCTGTTCCTGGACCGCAACGCGCGCCTGATTTCCGACGAGGTCCTGGCCCAGGGCACGATCGACCAGACCCCCGTCTACCCGCGCGAAGTCATGCGCCGCGCCATCCGGCTGAAGGCCAGCGAACTGATCCTGGTCCACAACCACCCTGGCTGGAACCCGATGCCGTCGCGTGAGGACATCGCCATGACCAGGCGGCTGGAACAGATCGCCGCCGTACTGGGCCTGCGGGTGCGCGACCACGTCATCGTCGGCAACGGCGCCTCGACCAGCTTCCGCCAGGCCGGCCTGCTCTGA
- a CDS encoding 50S ribosomal protein L11 methyltransferase, which produces MTALARRHATELETIAVTVPAEAVEAYEEALSVVCTTIGIFEMDDSQILWRVEGVRDLGHGEGELAAALALAAAVTGHEAALDRVRTEAEGWLARTYESFPEQLVGQRFAVRGTHLDGESASRRIAITLDAGMAFGSGEHGSTRGCLRALERVAHRRPRRILDMGCGSGILAMAAAALLRRPVLAIDIEPWSVRTTRQNAALNGLGALVEARLGNGWRTPGLKRRAPFDLVFANILARPLCLMAQDLALHLAPGGTAILAGLLHGQAGMVLAAHRRQGLVLERRLTEGDWTTLVLRKPSGGHAG; this is translated from the coding sequence ATGACGGCCTTGGCCCGTCGGCATGCGACGGAATTGGAAACCATAGCCGTGACCGTGCCGGCGGAAGCCGTCGAAGCCTATGAGGAGGCGCTGTCGGTCGTCTGCACCACGATCGGCATCTTCGAGATGGATGACAGCCAGATCCTGTGGCGTGTCGAGGGCGTGCGCGACCTGGGGCATGGCGAGGGCGAACTGGCCGCGGCGCTGGCGCTGGCGGCCGCCGTCACCGGGCATGAGGCGGCGCTGGACCGGGTGCGGACCGAGGCCGAGGGATGGCTGGCGCGGACCTATGAATCGTTTCCCGAGCAACTGGTCGGGCAGCGTTTCGCGGTGCGCGGCACGCATCTGGATGGCGAGAGCGCGTCGCGCCGGATCGCGATCACGCTGGATGCCGGCATGGCGTTCGGGTCGGGCGAGCATGGATCGACCCGGGGCTGCCTGCGCGCGCTGGAACGGGTGGCGCATCGCCGGCCCAGGCGGATCCTGGATATGGGCTGCGGGTCGGGCATTCTGGCGATGGCGGCGGCGGCGCTGCTGCGCCGGCCGGTCCTGGCGATCGACATCGAGCCGTGGTCGGTGCGCACCACCCGGCAGAATGCCGCGCTGAACGGGCTGGGGGCGCTGGTCGAGGCGCGGCTGGGCAATGGCTGGCGCACGCCGGGGCTGAAGCGGCGCGCGCCGTTCGACCTGGTGTTCGCCAACATCCTGGCGCGGCCGCTCTGCCTGATGGCCCAGGACCTGGCGCTGCACCTGGCGCCGGGGGGCACGGCGATCCTGGCCGGCCTCTTGCACGGCCAGGCCGGCATGGTGCTGGCCGCGCACCGGCGTCAGGGGCTGGTGCTGGAGCGGCGGCTGACCGAAGGCGACTGGACCACGCTGGTGCTGCGCAAGCCGTCCGGCGGTCATGCCGGCTGA
- the uraH gene encoding hydroxyisourate hydrolase: MITLSSHVLDLVSGRPAAGMALSLWSGPDRLFAGRTNADGRCPELAGVGGADGAGLAPGAYRLEFAVAAYFRAQGVALSDPPFLDVVPIAFGVARPGPDGKGGHYHVPLLVSPYGFSTYRGS, from the coding sequence ATGATCACCCTGTCCAGCCACGTCCTGGACCTGGTCTCGGGCCGTCCGGCGGCCGGAATGGCGCTCTCGCTCTGGTCGGGACCCGACCGCCTGTTCGCGGGCCGCACCAACGCCGACGGCCGCTGCCCCGAACTGGCCGGGGTCGGGGGGGCGGACGGCGCCGGGCTGGCGCCGGGCGCCTATCGGCTGGAATTCGCGGTGGCGGCCTATTTCCGGGCCCAGGGCGTCGCCCTCAGCGACCCGCCGTTCCTGGACGTGGTGCCCATCGCCTTCGGCGTCGCCCGGCCGGGACCGGACGGCAAGGGCGGCCATTACCACGTGCCGCTGCTGGTCTCGCCCTACGGGTTCTCGACCTACCGGGGCAGTTGA
- a CDS encoding UvrD-helicase domain-containing protein: MTHSPNPSSDRPDYLQRLNPEQRAAIETTDGPLLVLAGAGTGKTRVLTTRFAHILLSGRARPHQILAVTFTNKAAREMRERIGAILGTPVEGLWLGTFHALCARMLRRHAEYVGLSSGFTILDTDDQLRLLKQVIEPLRIDAKRWPSQGILGVIQRWKDRGLTPERVTPAEDTDFANGQCRAAYAAYQARLIQLNACDFGDLMLHVTEILRTRPDVLAQYHRLFRYILVDEYQDTNTIQYLWLRLLAQREGQSANICCVGDDDQSIYSWRGAEVENILRFERDFPGAVIVRLERNYRSTAQILGAASGLIAHNDGRLGKTLRPGREDSSGEKVRVVAVWDSDDEARMVGEEIARLRAGGHSLAEMAILVRAGFQTRAFEERLIALGVPYRVVGGLRFYERAEIRDALAYMRVLSQPADDLAFERIINVPRRGIGAAALQKFHAAARAGNMPLTQAVQDLLAGGEIKGRAREPMAALMDCLQRGRDALPREGHVVVVETLLEEAGYIDMWKADPSPEAPGRVDNLKELVRALADFESLEGFLEHVALVMENEENAGDARVSLMTLHGAKGLEFDTVFLPGWEEGVFPSQRTLDEGGLKGLEEERRLAYVGITRARHRAIISHAASRRIYGNWQSAIPSRFIEELPDEHVATSGAASQARTRTFGHAPEFSQAFPVVARRARMTEALARGTAPDAASGARSAAFGAGERVFHQKFGYGTVTSVDGSRLEIAFEKAGSKRVLDQFIEKIS, translated from the coding sequence GTGACCCATAGCCCAAACCCTTCTTCCGACCGACCGGATTATCTGCAGCGCCTGAACCCCGAGCAACGGGCGGCGATCGAGACGACCGACGGTCCGCTGCTGGTCCTGGCCGGCGCCGGGACCGGCAAGACCCGCGTGCTGACCACGCGCTTCGCCCATATCCTGCTGTCCGGCCGCGCGCGGCCGCACCAGATCCTGGCGGTGACCTTCACCAACAAGGCGGCGCGCGAGATGCGCGAGCGGATCGGCGCGATCCTGGGCACGCCGGTCGAGGGGCTGTGGCTGGGGACGTTCCATGCGCTGTGCGCGCGCATGCTGCGCCGGCATGCCGAATATGTCGGGCTGAGCAGCGGCTTTACCATCCTGGACACCGACGACCAGCTACGCCTGCTGAAGCAGGTGATCGAGCCGCTGCGCATCGACGCCAAGCGCTGGCCGTCCCAGGGCATATTGGGGGTGATCCAGCGCTGGAAGGATCGCGGGCTGACGCCCGAGCGCGTGACGCCGGCCGAGGACACGGATTTCGCGAACGGACAGTGCCGGGCGGCCTATGCGGCCTATCAGGCGCGGCTGATCCAGTTGAACGCCTGCGATTTCGGCGACCTGATGCTGCACGTGACCGAGATCCTGCGGACCCGGCCCGACGTGCTGGCGCAGTATCACCGCCTGTTCCGCTACATCCTGGTGGACGAATACCAGGACACCAACACGATCCAGTATCTGTGGCTGCGGCTGCTGGCGCAGCGCGAGGGGCAGAGCGCCAATATCTGCTGCGTGGGGGACGACGACCAGTCGATCTATTCCTGGCGCGGGGCGGAAGTGGAGAACATCCTGCGCTTCGAACGCGATTTCCCGGGCGCGGTCATCGTGCGGCTGGAGCGGAATTATCGTTCGACCGCGCAGATCCTGGGCGCGGCGTCGGGGCTGATCGCGCATAATGACGGGCGGCTGGGCAAGACGCTGCGCCCGGGGCGCGAGGATTCGTCCGGCGAGAAGGTGCGGGTGGTCGCGGTCTGGGATTCGGACGACGAGGCCCGGATGGTCGGCGAGGAGATCGCGCGGCTGCGTGCCGGGGGCCATTCCCTGGCCGAGATGGCGATCCTGGTGCGGGCGGGATTCCAGACCCGCGCGTTCGAGGAGCGGCTGATCGCGCTGGGCGTGCCCTATCGCGTGGTGGGGGGGCTGCGATTCTACGAGCGGGCGGAAATCCGCGATGCGCTGGCCTATATGCGCGTGCTGAGCCAGCCGGCGGACGATCTGGCGTTCGAGCGGATCATCAACGTGCCGAGGCGCGGCATCGGGGCGGCCGCGCTGCAGAAATTCCACGCCGCCGCCCGGGCCGGGAACATGCCGCTGACGCAGGCGGTGCAGGACCTGCTGGCGGGCGGCGAGATCAAGGGCCGGGCGCGCGAGCCGATGGCGGCGCTGATGGACTGCCTGCAGCGCGGGCGCGACGCCTTGCCGCGCGAGGGGCATGTGGTGGTCGTGGAGACGCTGCTGGAGGAGGCCGGCTATATCGACATGTGGAAGGCCGATCCGTCGCCCGAGGCGCCGGGCCGCGTCGACAACCTGAAGGAACTGGTGCGGGCGCTGGCAGATTTCGAGAGCCTGGAAGGGTTTCTGGAGCATGTCGCGCTGGTGATGGAAAACGAGGAGAATGCCGGGGACGCGCGGGTCAGCCTGATGACCCTGCACGGCGCCAAGGGGCTGGAATTCGACACCGTGTTCCTGCCGGGCTGGGAGGAAGGGGTGTTTCCGTCCCAGCGGACCCTGGACGAGGGCGGGTTGAAGGGGCTGGAGGAAGAGCGGCGCCTGGCCTATGTCGGCATTACCCGCGCGCGGCACCGGGCGATCATCAGCCACGCCGCCAGCCGGCGGATCTATGGCAACTGGCAGTCGGCGATCCCCAGCCGGTTCATCGAGGAACTGCCCGACGAACATGTCGCGACCAGCGGCGCGGCATCCCAGGCGCGGACGCGGACATTCGGGCATGCGCCGGAATTTTCCCAGGCCTTTCCGGTCGTGGCGCGGCGGGCGCGGATGACCGAGGCGCTGGCGCGCGGGACGGCCCCCGACGCGGCGTCCGGCGCGAGATCGGCCGCGTTCGGGGCGGGCGAGCGGGTGTTCCACCAGAAATTCGGATACGGGACGGTGACGTCGGTCGATGGCAGCCGGCTGGAGATCGCCTTCGAAAAGGCGGGGTCCAAACGTGTCCTGGACCAATTTATCGAGAAGATATCATGA
- a CDS encoding isocitrate/isopropylmalate family dehydrogenase, protein MSAAEKTIPATLIPGDGIGPEIVESVIEILDAVGAPFAWEKRLAGMAAVDATGNPLPKETIESIHRTGLALKGPLTTPVGGGFKSINVTLRQEFGLYANLRPTRTIVPGGRFENIDLVLVRENLEGYYAAMEHYIPVGDDPHGIAMGAGYNSRAECNRIVRFAFEYAVKNGRRKVTLVHKANILKLLTGLFLEEGRKVAKEYEGRVACDERIVDACAMQLVIDPWQYDVIVTTNLFGDILSDLTAGLVGGLGMAPGANIGEKAAIFEAVHGSAPDIAGKNVANPLALLMAANLMLGHVGRQDLATRIQGAIDAVVTTGAARTRDLGGTAGTRELTAALKQKLV, encoded by the coding sequence ATGTCCGCTGCTGAAAAGACCATTCCGGCAACCCTGATCCCCGGCGACGGAATCGGGCCCGAGATCGTGGAATCCGTCATCGAGATCCTGGACGCGGTGGGTGCGCCCTTCGCCTGGGAAAAGCGGCTGGCGGGCATGGCGGCAGTCGACGCGACGGGCAACCCGCTGCCCAAGGAGACGATCGAGAGCATCCATCGCACGGGCCTGGCGCTGAAGGGCCCACTGACCACGCCGGTCGGCGGCGGGTTCAAGTCGATCAACGTGACGCTGCGCCAGGAATTCGGGCTGTATGCCAATCTGCGCCCCACCCGCACGATCGTGCCGGGCGGACGGTTCGAGAATATCGACCTGGTGCTGGTCCGCGAGAACCTGGAAGGCTATTACGCCGCGATGGAACATTACATCCCGGTGGGCGACGACCCGCACGGGATCGCGATGGGCGCGGGCTATAATTCGCGCGCCGAATGCAATCGCATCGTCCGCTTCGCCTTCGAATATGCGGTGAAGAACGGCCGCAGGAAGGTGACGCTGGTCCACAAGGCCAACATCCTGAAGCTGCTGACCGGGCTGTTCCTGGAGGAAGGCCGCAAGGTCGCCAAGGAATATGAAGGCCGCGTCGCATGCGACGAGCGCATCGTCGATGCCTGCGCGATGCAACTGGTCATCGATCCGTGGCAGTATGACGTGATCGTCACCACCAACCTGTTCGGCGACATCCTGTCGGACCTGACGGCCGGCCTGGTCGGCGGGCTGGGCATGGCGCCGGGCGCGAATATCGGCGAGAAGGCCGCGATCTTCGAGGCGGTGCACGGTTCGGCGCCGGATATCGCGGGCAAGAACGTCGCCAATCCGCTGGCGCTGCTGATGGCCGCGAACCTGATGCTGGGGCATGTCGGGCGCCAGGACCTGGCCACCCGGATCCAGGGCGCGATCGACGCCGTGGTGACCACCGGCGCGGCGCGGACCCGCGACCTGGGCGGCACCGCCGGGACGCGCGAGCTGACCGCGGCCCTGAAGCAGAAACTGGTCTGA
- a CDS encoding HAD hydrolase-like protein encodes MNAPFPLTRHDAVLLDLDGTIVDSRAGIIGSLHDSLRDLGHEPDPKVDLTWVVGPPLHDLVARVLEHYGDDRAEEAVRLYRYHYERQGMHRSAVFAGMDTVIETVAQSGARLFLATSKPVHLARAILDLRGLTRYFTALYGAQPDDSGAEKPELIACLLHEQGVPAARAVMVGDRRFDISGAHANHVRALGALWGYGGEEELTEAGADALVNDPGELLGAIRTQLAAAHMHPAAE; translated from the coding sequence ATGAATGCCCCATTCCCGCTGACCCGTCACGATGCGGTTCTTCTTGATCTCGATGGCACGATCGTGGATTCGCGCGCCGGAATCATCGGTTCGCTGCACGATTCGCTGCGCGATCTGGGTCACGAGCCGGACCCGAAGGTGGATTTGACCTGGGTGGTCGGGCCGCCGCTGCACGATCTGGTGGCGCGAGTGCTGGAGCATTACGGCGACGACCGCGCCGAGGAAGCTGTCAGGCTGTATCGCTATCATTACGAACGGCAGGGCATGCATCGCAGCGCGGTCTTTGCCGGGATGGACACGGTGATCGAGACCGTGGCGCAGTCGGGGGCGCGGCTGTTTCTGGCGACGTCCAAGCCGGTGCACCTGGCGCGAGCGATTTTGGACCTGCGCGGGCTGACCCGGTATTTCACCGCCCTGTACGGCGCCCAACCCGACGATAGCGGCGCGGAGAAGCCCGAGCTGATCGCGTGCCTGCTGCATGAGCAGGGCGTGCCGGCGGCGCGGGCGGTGATGGTGGGAGACCGGCGGTTCGACATCAGCGGGGCGCATGCCAACCATGTGCGCGCGCTGGGCGCGCTGTGGGGCTATGGCGGCGAGGAGGAGCTGACCGAGGCCGGGGCGGACGCGCTGGTGAACGATCCGGGCGAATTGCTGGGCGCGATCCGCACGCAACTGGCGGCCGCGCACATGCACCCGGCGGCCGAATAG
- a CDS encoding aminopeptidase P family protein has product MTDIASRLPALRAVLARMEVDCVILPRGDEHLGEYVAPCAERLAWLSGFTGSAGMAVVLRDGPAAVFSDGRYITQMDQQVDGAAWARLHIRDTPPAQWLAENGGRGLRIGYDPRLMAEAGLQPFVDAGLTLVPLAANPVDAIWSDRPAPPAGPCLAHGLEFAGEASAAKRARMARILAGDGQQAVVLGDPTSVAWLLNIRGRDLPDTPVCLAFAILHDDARVELFIDPARVPAETAAWLGADVTVRPPGELDAALGALGGRRVRIDPAGTAIWFVQALEAAGATVARGGDPCVVPKARKNGVEQDGARRAHLVDAIALCRFLHWLDSEGVGRSELAAAARLDAFRALSPDYRGESFPAISGSGPNGAVIHYRVTEATDRTIGADEVYLIDSGGQYPFGTTDVTRTIWTGREPGPDVVRGPFTRVLQGHIALARARFPAGTTGHALDALARYALWQAGMDYDHGTGHGVGSYLSVHEGPASISPVHRPVAVEDGMILSDEPGYYRPGAFGIRLENLLLARPAAAEANRSFLAFETLTLAPFDRRLIDAGLLTPEEIAWIDAYHARVHDAVAPHLGDAEAAWLRAACTPLGGAPLGAA; this is encoded by the coding sequence ATGACCGATATCGCCTCGCGCCTGCCGGCATTGCGCGCCGTTCTGGCCCGGATGGAGGTGGATTGCGTCATCCTGCCGCGCGGGGACGAGCATCTGGGCGAGTATGTCGCGCCCTGCGCCGAGCGGCTGGCCTGGCTGAGCGGTTTTACCGGCAGCGCCGGCATGGCGGTGGTGCTGCGCGACGGGCCGGCCGCCGTGTTTTCCGATGGCCGCTACATCACCCAGATGGACCAGCAGGTGGACGGCGCGGCGTGGGCGCGGCTGCATATCCGCGACACGCCCCCGGCGCAGTGGCTGGCGGAGAATGGCGGCCGGGGGCTGCGTATCGGTTATGACCCGCGGCTGATGGCCGAGGCCGGGTTGCAGCCCTTTGTCGATGCCGGGCTGACGCTGGTGCCGCTGGCCGCCAATCCGGTGGACGCGATCTGGTCCGACCGCCCTGCCCCGCCGGCCGGCCCGTGCCTGGCGCACGGCCTGGAATTCGCCGGCGAGGCCAGTGCGGCCAAGCGGGCGCGCATGGCGAGGATCCTGGCCGGGGACGGGCAGCAGGCCGTCGTGCTGGGGGACCCGACATCGGTCGCGTGGCTGTTGAACATTCGCGGCCGCGACCTGCCCGATACGCCCGTCTGCCTGGCCTTTGCGATCCTGCATGACGATGCGCGGGTCGAATTGTTCATCGACCCGGCGCGCGTGCCGGCCGAGACGGCGGCATGGCTGGGGGCGGACGTCACGGTCCGGCCGCCCGGCGAACTGGACGCGGCGCTGGGCGCCCTGGGCGGGCGGCGCGTGCGGATCGACCCGGCGGGGACCGCGATCTGGTTCGTCCAGGCGCTGGAGGCCGCCGGAGCCACCGTGGCGCGGGGCGGCGATCCGTGCGTCGTGCCCAAGGCGCGCAAGAACGGCGTGGAGCAGGATGGCGCGCGGCGCGCCCATCTGGTGGACGCAATCGCGCTGTGCCGCTTTCTGCACTGGCTGGACAGCGAGGGGGTCGGGCGGAGCGAACTGGCGGCGGCGGCACGGCTGGACGCGTTTCGCGCCCTCAGTCCCGATTATCGCGGCGAGAGCTTTCCGGCGATTTCCGGTTCGGGCCCGAACGGAGCGGTGATCCATTACCGGGTGACCGAGGCGACCGATCGGACGATCGGGGCGGACGAGGTCTATCTGATCGACAGCGGCGGGCAATATCCGTTCGGCACCACCGACGTGACGCGCACGATCTGGACCGGGCGGGAGCCGGGGCCGGACGTGGTGCGCGGGCCGTTTACCCGCGTGCTGCAGGGCCATATCGCCCTGGCGCGGGCGCGTTTCCCTGCCGGCACCACCGGCCATGCGCTGGATGCGCTGGCGCGCTATGCGCTGTGGCAGGCGGGGATGGATTACGACCACGGCACGGGCCACGGCGTGGGCAGCTACCTGTCGGTCCATGAGGGGCCGGCCTCGATTTCGCCGGTCCATCGGCCGGTGGCTGTCGAGGACGGGATGATCCTGTCGGACGAGCCCGGCTATTACCGTCCCGGCGCGTTCGGGATCCGGCTGGAGAACCTGCTGCTGGCGCGGCCGGCGGCGGCGGAGGCGAACCGGTCCTTCCTGGCGTTCGAGACGCTGACCCTGGCGCCCTTCGACCGGCGCCTGATCGATGCGGGCCTGCTGACGCCGGAGGAAATCGCCTGGATCGACGCCTATCACGCGCGGGTGCATGACGCGGTGGCGCCGCATCTGGGCGACGCCGAGGCGGCCTGGCTGCGCGCGGCCTGTACACCGCTCGGGGGGGCGCCGCTCGGGGCGGCGTAG
- a CDS encoding JAB domain-containing protein has translation MTGTGRDAANAASRHAPFKETGPAGHRARMRARILASGAASLADYEIVEMLLFLAIPRRDTKPTAKALLNRFGSLGALLSASAEQLRAAGLSDRVALPLMLPACVAERLSRSDPLTRQHVRDWDAVLTYCDTILADAPAGQMRILFLDSGNHIIADEPIDPALDQGDLDAIQRHILLRALDLHATAFVGIRLAAAWPPPAALVDRDAVLMQAISYHAQNLSLAVQDHLMLRRGQWFSLRQQGRL, from the coding sequence ATGACAGGAACGGGCAGGGATGCCGCGAACGCCGCCTCGCGTCATGCCCCGTTCAAGGAGACCGGACCAGCGGGCCACCGCGCCCGCATGCGTGCCCGGATCCTGGCCTCCGGCGCGGCGTCGCTGGCCGATTACGAAATCGTCGAGATGCTGCTCTTCCTCGCGATTCCGCGCCGCGACACCAAACCGACGGCCAAGGCGCTGCTGAACCGGTTCGGCAGCCTGGGCGCGCTGCTCTCGGCCTCGGCCGAGCAATTGCGCGCGGCCGGCCTGTCCGACCGCGTCGCCCTGCCGCTGATGCTGCCCGCCTGCGTGGCCGAACGCCTGTCGCGGTCCGACCCGCTGACCCGCCAGCACGTGCGCGACTGGGACGCGGTGCTGACCTATTGCGATACGATTCTCGCCGACGCCCCCGCCGGGCAGATGCGGATCCTGTTCCTGGACAGCGGCAATCACATCATCGCCGACGAACCGATCGACCCCGCCCTCGACCAGGGCGACCTGGACGCGATCCAGCGCCACATCCTGCTCCGCGCGCTCGACCTGCACGCCACCGCCTTCGTGGGCATCCGGCTCGCCGCGGCCTGGCCGCCGCCGGCGGCGCTGGTCGATCGCGATGCCGTGCTGATGCAGGCCATCTCCTACCACGCGCAGAACCTGTCCCTGGCGGTGCAGGACCACCTGATGCTGCGGCGTGGCCAATGGTTCAGCCTGCGCCAGCAGGGCAGGCTGTAA
- a CDS encoding UrcA family protein: MNGFSCRPIGLGVAALLMLAPMAAMAQDDAAPQERVTVEGAVQKVPVRYFRADLATEARARILVRRLDRAALEACGDSTAIAEDLRRVIARSACRRDAVMRAVGDVNDPTLYRAVNDFGLPQ, from the coding sequence ATGAACGGGTTCTCATGCAGGCCGATCGGGCTGGGTGTCGCGGCCCTGCTGATGCTGGCGCCGATGGCTGCCATGGCGCAGGACGACGCCGCGCCGCAGGAACGGGTCACCGTCGAGGGTGCCGTCCAGAAGGTGCCGGTGCGGTATTTCAGGGCCGACCTGGCGACCGAGGCGCGGGCCCGCATCCTGGTGCGGCGGCTGGACCGCGCGGCGCTGGAAGCCTGTGGCGACAGCACCGCGATCGCCGAGGATCTGCGACGGGTCATCGCGCGTTCGGCCTGCCGGCGCGACGCGGTGATGCGCGCCGTCGGCGATGTCAACGATCCGACCCTGTACAGGGCGGTGAATGATTTCGGCTTGCCGCAATAA
- a CDS encoding diguanylate cyclase, with the protein MSRRSDGRGIATVAICVVWCLCALASVTWTRHGGGVSMIWPANAVMLAAILRIPGFDRRFYPLLLFIMAALVNLEDHRPWIVVLGFAGANTIEVVLAAGLVRRISPVSNFFGRVDWAFRFAVAIFLSVLCSALVAGGALFLGEGRAWIGGGMIWMMGHLPGLLIIVPMLLALRPHGDGPHGDGSDMAARARMPRRLTVLALMVLAAVAAIVAFGQSRYPVQFLLLPPLLLATYRLYAQGAALSVAVIGIIGSFFIFTGSGPGMAFHGPSAVKVYIFEFDLATIFFCALPLGAVLTQRDQKTALAEQRLQDFRLLADGVGDVLFRVDDGGHWSYLNPAFERMSGFDVPSRIGQPMLDGIVAEDRPALALAEAELRGGQRQDLRQIVRISRRDGAIRHAEIVAYRLDGGRGFGGLIRDVTDQMTVDARNRQIAAAHELAANTDELTGLPNRRAFFHALDACLPEAAPHVAVAMFDLDHFKSINDRYGHPVGDIVLRRVATAVQAALRDTDLVARIGGEEFAILIVGETAERAVGLARRIVRVVSAEPIEVRSGPSLHVTISMGVACREGAETRSALMDRVDQALYAAKRGGRNRLTIAGTPLNATHVNATGG; encoded by the coding sequence TTGAGCAGGCGTTCGGACGGGCGCGGGATCGCGACGGTCGCGATCTGCGTTGTCTGGTGCCTGTGCGCGCTGGCGAGCGTGACCTGGACCCGGCATGGCGGCGGCGTGTCGATGATCTGGCCGGCCAATGCCGTGATGCTGGCCGCCATCCTGCGCATACCGGGGTTCGACCGGCGGTTTTATCCGCTTTTGCTGTTCATCATGGCGGCGCTGGTCAATCTGGAGGACCATCGGCCCTGGATCGTCGTGCTGGGCTTTGCGGGGGCTAACACGATCGAGGTCGTCCTGGCGGCGGGGCTGGTCCGGCGTATCAGTCCGGTTTCCAATTTTTTCGGGCGGGTGGACTGGGCGTTCCGTTTCGCGGTCGCGATCTTTCTGTCGGTTCTGTGCTCGGCTCTGGTGGCCGGAGGGGCACTATTTCTCGGCGAGGGACGGGCCTGGATCGGCGGCGGCATGATCTGGATGATGGGGCACCTGCCCGGCCTGCTGATCATCGTGCCGATGCTGCTGGCCCTGCGGCCCCATGGCGATGGCCCCCATGGCGATGGTAGCGACATGGCGGCGCGTGCGCGCATGCCGCGGCGCCTGACGGTGCTGGCCCTGATGGTCCTGGCGGCGGTGGCCGCCATCGTCGCGTTCGGCCAGTCGCGCTATCCGGTGCAGTTCCTGCTGCTGCCGCCGCTGCTGCTGGCGACCTATCGCCTTTATGCCCAGGGGGCGGCGCTGTCCGTCGCGGTCATCGGGATCATCGGCAGTTTCTTCATCTTTACCGGCAGCGGGCCGGGAATGGCCTTTCACGGGCCGTCGGCGGTCAAGGTCTATATTTTCGAGTTCGACCTGGCGACCATCTTCTTCTGCGCGCTGCCGCTGGGCGCGGTGCTGACGCAGCGCGACCAGAAGACGGCCCTGGCCGAACAGCGGCTGCAGGATTTCCGCCTGCTGGCCGACGGGGTGGGGGACGTGCTGTTCCGCGTCGATGACGGGGGGCACTGGAGCTATCTGAACCCCGCCTTCGAGCGGATGTCGGGATTCGACGTGCCGAGCCGGATCGGCCAGCCGATGCTGGACGGAATCGTGGCGGAGGATCGTCCGGCCCTCGCACTGGCCGAGGCGGAGTTGCGGGGTGGGCAGCGGCAGGATCTGCGCCAGATCGTGCGGATCAGCCGGCGGGACGGCGCAATCCGCCATGCCGAGATCGTGGCCTATCGCCTGGACGGCGGGCGTGGGTTCGGCGGATTGATCCGCGACGTGACCGACCAGATGACGGTCGACGCCCGGAACCGGCAGATCGCCGCGGCCCATGAGCTGGCGGCCAACACCGACGAGCTGACCGGCCTGCCCAATCGCCGCGCCTTCTTTCACGCGCTGGATGCCTGCCTGCCGGAAGCGGCGCCGCACGTGGCGGTGGCGATGTTCGACCTGGACCATTTCAAGTCCATCAATGACCGGTACGGTCATCCTGTCGGCGACATCGTGCTGCGGCGGGTGGCGACGGCGGTGCAGGCCGCCCTGCGCGATACCGACCTGGTGGCGCGGATCGGCGGCGAGGAATTCGCGATCCTGATCGTGGGCGAAACCGCCGAACGGGCCGTCGGGCTGGCGCGGCGCATCGTGCGGGTGGTGTCGGCCGAGCCGATCGAGGTGCGGTCCGGCCCGTCGCTTCATGTGACCATCAGCATGGGCGTGGCCTGTCGCGAGGGGGCCGAGACCCGGTCAGCGCTGATGGATCGGGTGGACCAGGCGCTATATGCCGCCAAACGCGGGGGACGGAACCGCCTGACGATCGCGGGCACGCCGCTGAACGCCACGCATGTCAACGCGACCGGAGGATAG